One stretch of Prunus persica cultivar Lovell chromosome G1, Prunus_persica_NCBIv2, whole genome shotgun sequence DNA includes these proteins:
- the LOC18791194 gene encoding two-on-two hemoglobin-3: MQSLQAKAAEWSGVDSADAFAIDESNLFEKLGLQAFVNLSTNFYNRVYDDEQEWFRSIFASSKKEDAIQNQYEFFVQRMGGPNLYSQRRGHPALIARHRPFPVTHEAAERWLHHMQQALDTSSDIDAESKLKMMNFFRHTAFFLVAGDELKKNQTQAQQPPPSKHGTSNNHHACKKI; encoded by the exons atgcagagCCTGCAAGCCAAGGCCGCCGAGTGGAGCGGAGTTGACTCGGCGGACGCGTTCGCCATCGACGAGTCGAACCTGTTCGAGAAACTAGGGCTCCAGGCCTTCGTCAACCTCTCCACCAATTTCTACAACAG GGTTTACGACGACGAACAAGAATGGTTTCGATCAATTTTCGCCAGTTCCAAGAAGGAAGACGCAATCCAAAACCAGTACGAGTTTTTCGTGCAGAGAATGGGAGGCCCCAATCTCTACTCTCAGAGAAGAG GCCATCCGGCTCTGATTGCACGTCACCGTCCATTTCCCGTCACGCACGAAGCGGCAGAGAGGTGGCTGCATCATATGCAGCAAGCATTGGACACCAGTTCGGACATTGATGCCGAATCCAAGCTCAAAATGATGAACTTTTTTAGGCACACTGCGTTCTTCCTTGTGGCTGGAGACGAGTTGAAGAAGAATCAGACTCAGGCACAGCAACCTCCTCCATCTAAGCATGGAACCAGCAACAACCACCATGCGtgcaaaaaaatttga